The stretch of DNA gacgcgcccccacccttgtggctagggtatgggccccctggtcttgatctttttccaggattttttattatttccaaaaatagtctccgtaaagtttcaggtcattccgagaacttttgtttctgcacataaataacaccatggcaattctgctgaaaacagcgtcagtccgggttagttccgttcaaatcatgcaagttagagtccaaaacaagggcaaaagtgtttggaaaagtagatacgacggagacgtatcagtaggcgtgcccccacccttgtgggccccatggagctccaccgacgtacttctttcacctatatatactcttataccctaaaaacatcaggggaagccacgaaaccacttttccaccgccgcaaccttccgtacccgtgagatcccatctgaggcctttgccttttccggcgatctgccggagggggaatcgatcacggagggcttctacatcaacaccatagcctctccgatgatgtgtgagtagtttaccacaaaccttcgggtccatagttattagctagatggcttcttctctctctctttggttctcaatacaaggttctcctcgatgctcttggagatctattcgatgtaatactttttgcggtgtgtttgccgagatccgatgaattgtggatttatgatcaagtttatctatgaataatatttggttcttctctgaattcttatatgcatgatttgatatctttgcaagtctcttcgaattatcggtttagtttggcctactagattgatctttcttgcaatgggagaagtgcttagctttgggttcaatcttgcggtgtcctttcccagtggcagtaggggcagcaaggcacgtattgtattgttgccatcgaggataaaaagatggggtttatatcatattgcttgagtttatccctctacatcatgtcatcttgcttaaagcgttactctattgttatgaacttaatactctagatgcatgctggatagcagtcgatgtgtggagtaatattagtagatgttgaatcgtttcggtctacttaacacggacgtgatgcctatattcataatcattgcctagatattctcataactatgcgctcttttatcaattgctcggcagtaatttgttcacccaccgtaatacatgctatcatgagagaagccactagtgaaacctatgcccccgggtctctttcttattatattgcatctctttttatttacatcgcatctcatttactattttgcaatctttacttcccaatctatacaacaaaaatatcaaaaatatttatcttattatctttatcagatctcacttctgcgagtgaccgtgaagggattgccaacccctttatcgcgttggttgcaagattcttgattgtttgtgcaggtactaggtgacttgcatgttatctcctactagattgataccttggttctcaaaaactgagggcaatacttatactactttgctgcatcaccctttcctctttaagggaaaccaacacatgctcaagaggtagcaggctacAGGGACGAATGTAAGGGATCTGGACTGACCTAACCAAACATGGTTGCCAGCCCCCAAAGATAAAGCATGCCTTGTTAAATTATGAGACTCGACACTCGAGCTTCTAAATTCATATATGAAATTACACCTAGCAAAACGACAATGGTTTATTGGATAATTGCACCATAACTTGTTGTACCTCCTTGCTTGATATCGTCTATGACCACATTGCAATCTAAAGTAACATAGATCTAATGAACATATAGGTCGTCATCTAGTGGCAAAGCTTCCCTCACGCTAGAGCTTCCATAGTTGGATCCTCCATCCATACAAAAATATAGCACATGCCCCCAGAAAACCTTCAAGGTGGTCCCTGCATACTGCTCCAACGGCTCCAATCAATCTATTCCTTGCCAGTGATGCATCAACTTTTTTTTGCATAATCCATCAGGTagagcctgatgacccacaagtataggggatctattgtaacgccctcgatgcggctatatctcctacatgtcgaagcacgacttagaggcataaccgcattgaaagcaatgtcgcaagtaaggtaatcttcacaacaacccatgtaaatagataataaggggaaaagtacatagttggcttacactcgccacgtcacacaaagtacataaatagcattacaatcatccaatacactcatggtccgactacggtaccaaaataaaagatcaaccccaacaagcgacatggtcccgatcgccccaactgggcaccactactgatcatcagggaaagacacatagtaacagcgtgagtcttcgtcgaactcccacttgagctcaagcgcatcatctggaacggaatcatcgggccctgcatctggtttggaagtaaactgtgagccacggggactcagcaatctcgcaccctcgtgatcaagactatttaagcttataggtaaggcaaggtaatatgtggagctgcagcaagtgactagcatatatggtggctaacctgttcgcaaaagagagcgagaagagaaggcaaagcatgaacgAAGAACTACAGAACAACTTAcgacaaacataactccaacaccgtgttcacttccccggactccgccgagaagagaccatcatggtaacacgcgcagttgattcattttaatttaagttaatgttcaagttatctacaatcagacattaacaaattcccatctgcccataaccgtgggcacggctttcgaaagttcaaatccctgtaggggagtcccaacttagcccatcacaagctctcacggtcaacgaaggataaaccttctcccgagacattccgatcagactcggtatcccggttctacaagacaacttcgacaaagataaaacaagtccagcaacaccgcccgaatgtgccgacaaatcccgataggagctgcacatatctcgttctcagggcatactCAGATGAGACattctacgagtaaaaccaaacctcaagttgccccgaggtggccccgcagtctactcggtcggaccaacactcagaggagcactggcccaggggggtttaaataaatatgacccttgggctccggaaacccaagggaaaaagaggctaggtggaaaatggtaaaaccaaggttgggcattgctggaggagttttatttaaggcgaactgtcaaggggttcccattatcacccaaccgcgtaaggaacacaaaatccgggaacataacaccgatatgacggaaactagggcggcaagagtggaacaaaacactaggcaagaggccgagccttccaccctttaccaagtatatagatgcattaatataacaagataatatagtgatatcccaacaaataaacaatgttcccacaaggaacgatctccaatcttcacctgcaactagcaacgctataagaggggctgagcaaagcggtaacatagccaatcaacggtttgctaggacatggtgggttagaggtttgacatggcaatttgggaggcatgataagcaagtggtaggcatcgtagcataggcatagcaaaagagcgagcatctatcaagcaaagatagaagtgatttcgagggtatgatcatcttgcctacaaagttgtcagagttgacttgatcctcgtaagcaaactcaacgggctcctcgttagcgaactcgtctcccggctctacccaaacaagacaaacaagcaaaagtaacacaatcaaccacatgcaaagctcaaacaaatatgatgcaaacaaggtatgctatgcgggatgcgatatgtgatgcatatgcaagatttgacaaggaatgattggacctggactcaacatggaaatccaagattgccactggaaaggtgaggtgatttcggttgaaatctatataaagaacaccggaatcagatgcacggtttggaaatggcaagcaaaacaaatatgtcaCCGGTCTgcaataaacaacaagtagccatctaaatacaTCAAGATaaaatgctacaacactcaaacatggaaacaaaatacatggcagggatccactcataatgcttaacaaaagatgaacactgagctatgactaattcattcattaacaggttcaaacaagcatggcaaaaatgcaaatgataaacaggtttcagacttagtgaaattaacacaagtctggaatttcagatcaggtagcacactttggagcaagaaaactatatgctacaggaactaaacatggcaaagcaaggcatggcatgaagctactcaaagagcttaacaaaaatcccttagtgaccttgagccaaaagggatcagaaaatacaattgcaagcatgtgaacatggcaaaaacataaccagGTTACAGACTtaatgaaaaactggagcatgcaaatatgttaaggagtaggcatgtttacgagctcgatgcactcactacagagcaaggcatgacaaactaagcatacacccatcaagaatacataacaTAGAAgccatacatggcaagaacaacaacatagcatgcacggatcaacaacaacatcctcggcaaaatcgctaacaagtagacaatctgccaggaattacgaaatagcaaaaagtagagctcgattgactcaagctagggtgctccataattgcaaacaaagatatggatggatagagcaccacaatattaacaaatcatccttactgatcatcctcaaaagaggcacggatcactaggaaacaacatgaacatatggcatattgataaaaacagatcaaggacttagtgaaattctaagtccctgaaatcagcattaacgaatgcactactttgcaaacttgtgctagtcaccaaacatatcacaaaaatacatggatagcacctctgtaaagacggcaaagcatataacaaaactcatgtagaactcaggagcatatcatgcacacattaatcatggcaaaaatgacaaatagctatttgatgcagcagatctgacaattatctcaaatagctctcttccaacagcatttcgggcatcaagatgagctcaaatgaaaatgatgcaatgagatgaaatgatgtgctctctgagacgaacattttgatatgctacacgtacAAAAagaagttacggatgcaaagttacggcatgccAAAGAATGCTAAAAATATCTGGGAGTTAGACGAAAAAGTCAACcggttagggtttactgtagcaccCGAACCGGATCTAGATCTGGCGCTCCCGGACTGTAGCAGCTCGGCGCCGGAGTCGTCGCGTGGGCGGCCGGAATTCTCACCAGAGCGGACGCCGgcgtggaggaggaggccggccggagctcgccggagtcgtgGTCGCGGTGGCCGGattggcgggggcggcggccggtgcgaggaggcggcgctcAACGGCCGGGAGGAGGCNNNNNNNNNNNNNNNNNNNNNNNNNNNNNNNNNNNNNNNNNNNNNNNNNNNNNNNNNNNNNNNNNNNNNNNNNNNNNNNNNNNNNNNNNNNNNNNNNNNNNNNNNNNNNNNNNNNNNNNNNNNNNNNNNNNNNNNNNNNNNNNNNNNNNNNNNNNNNNNNNNNNNNNNNNNNNNNNNNNNNNNNNNNNNNNNNNNNNNNNNNNNNNNNNNNNNNNNNNNNNNNNNNNNNNNNNNNNNNNNNNNNNNNNNNNNNNNNNNNNNNNNNNNNNNNNNNNNNNNNNNNNNNNNNNNNNNNNNNNNNNNNNNNNNNNNNNNNNNNNNNNNNNNNNNNNNNNNNNNNNNNNNNNNNNNNNNNNNNNNNNNNNNNNNNNNNNNNNNNNNNNNNNNNNNNNNNNNNNNNNNNNNNNNACCGGGCGGCGGAGGGAGAGGacgccccgggcggcggcgggtggcgacccgggccgggagggccgcgcgcgggctctccgggccggcgcggttggtggaggcggcggcgacacATGTCACGACGGGAGTGGACGGCGGTAAAGCatccggcggcggcggacgtgtccgcccacgcggagaggagcggggctagggttagggtaggaaagACCCGAGATTTTCGtggagggatctatatataggcatagagggagctaggagagtccaaatgaggtgcggttttcggccacatgatcgtgatctaacgctctagatgatggagagggttttggtgggttttgggccaaattggagggatgttgggctgcaacacacacgaggccttctcggtccctcggttaaccgttggagtatcaaacgaagtccaaatggcacgaaacttgacatgcggtctaccggtagtaaaccaaggccgcatggcaagtctcggttcaatccggaaatgtttaacccccacacacgaaaagaaggtagaaaggaccaccggagcagATAGGAGCGccaaaatgcaaaacggacaatggggaaaaagctcggatgcatgagacgaacacgtatgcaaatgcaatgcacatgatgacatgatatgagatgcatgacagcgaccacaacacacggagacaaaaacccgaaatcgaggaaataaaataacttagcaccggaaacggcaagagttggagtacatattgggtaagttacatccggggtgttacatctatAGTAGCCTTttcgatgagtaagagtgtcgaacccaacgagaagcagaagaaaatgataagcagttttcagtaaggtattctctgcaaacactgaaattatcggtaacagatagttttatgataaggtagtttgtaacgagtagcaagtaataaaagtaaataaggtgcagcaagatggcccaatcctttttatagcaaaggacaagcctggacaaactcttatatgaagtaaagagctcccgaggacacatgagaattattgtcaagctagttttcatcacgatcatatgattcgcattcggtactttgataatttaatatgtgggtggacccgtgcttgtgtgatgtccttacttggacaagcatcccactatgattaacccccattgcaagcatccgcaactacaacagaaatgttaaggtaaacctaaccatagcatgaaacatatggatccaaatcagccccttacgaagcaacgcataaactagggtttaagcttctgtcactctagcaacccatcatctacttattactttccaatgcctccccctaggcccaaacaatggtgaagtgtcatgtagtcgacgttcacatgacaccactagagggatgacaatatacatctcatcaaaatatcgaacgaataccaaattcacatgattactaatagcaagacttctcccatgtcctcaggaacaaacataactactcacaaagcatattcatgttcataatcagaggggtattaatatgcataatggatctgaacatatgatcttccaccaagtaaaccaactagcatcaactacaaggagtaatcaacactactagcaacccacaggtaccaatctgaggtttggatacaaagattggatacaagagatgaactagggtttgagatgagatggtgctggtgaagatgttgatggagattgaccccctcccgatgagaggatcgttggtgatgatttccccctaccggagggaagtttccccgatagaacaactccgccggagccctagattggtaccaccaaggttccgcctcgtggcggcggagtcttgtcccgaaagtttgcttatgattttttcctcgacgaaagactccatatagcagaagggggcccatgaggctcgttgccagggtgtggaccccctctggaacttctggcgctcagtattttttatatattttggaaatagctttcgtgaagtttcaggacttttggagctgtgcagaataggtctctaatatttgctccttttccagcccagaatcccagctgccggcattctccctcttcatgtaaaccttgtaaaataagagagaataggcataagtattgtgacataatgtgtaataacaatccataatgtaataaatatcgatataaaagcatgatgcaaaatggacgtatcagagccaACCAATGGTTTGGTCGCGGAGGGGCTGATCTAGTGCTCGTTGAGACATGTTTCATACATAAACAAATTTATGAAACAGTGAGTCGATAACGGGTTTTGGAATATAACCTCGTGTATCGCCTTTCTTAACATGCTAAACAGCCAAAGTGTCACCGCCATTTTTATGAACTCATCATGTGGTATAGAACTGTGCAGCGTGAAGATCCAATTTTTTGCATCCATGTCCTAATTAGGGCATATGTGTTCAACTAAATCTGTGGAGAAAAAGCACAAGGGCTTCTGACCATGGAACAGTCAAGGAATGCAAGTCCCCAAGTATCTTCAAATCCGCAGACGTCATACCGCACATGATGGCCATATTACGATGGTGAAGGAACTCGTTGGTCAGTATGGAGTGTTGCACCAAACGCCACAAGAACACCCTGATTTTGCTTGGCACACAGATCTTCCATAAAGAAGTCCAACTGTTATTTTCTTGACCATGATGATCCATGTCGCCATTTCAGCCAGCTTTCTTTGCTCAACTTAGTATGCAAAATCATTCAATAAGCAGATTGAACTGAAAAGGCACCACGACTGTCCTTGCTCCAAGCCCAAAAATCATCCTACCCTTTTGGTGCATAGCGGGATCTTCAAAATCACTCCAACGTTTATGGGAATGAACACTGTCTTTATTACATCATCTCGCCGGGATGAAGAGGAGGCATCCATGGCAGGAAAAAGTGTAAGATGTTCATGCGTACATAGAGTGGAAACCGTCCACCAAAGAAAACAAACAAACGATGGGCCAATGAAAGAATCCCAGCATGCATTGTGCAGCGCTGCGGTGCGCGTTTCCTCTTTTTTCGTGTGTTATGCGCAAAATAGGATGTGTCCACAAATTTGATGATGTGTGAAATTTCAGGAGCAGCCAAAATTGCGCGCATAGACTAGACTCGGTGGCGTCGCTTGGCTCGTCCACCGTAGTTCTGTTACTAAGGAAAACCACTTACAAAAAATGATTGCTCGGTCTCCATAGAGAAATCCGGCTACACGGATAGATTAAAAAGGAAAATATGTTCATGGATTTTAAAAGATGATCACAAACATTTCAAAATGTGcatgaatttcaaaaatattcataaACTTAAAAAATACTCAAATTTTTAAAAGCTCAAGTAAAGATAAAATTAATGATGGATTTGAAAAATGTCAATAAATTTTGAAAATATTTGTGTATCAACAACAGGGACATCCGAGAACAAaagtctttatttattttaaattaaaaggaaagaaaaacacggaaaaaactaCCAAGGAAACAAGAAGAAAACCAGTAGAAAATTTTTGCCCCTTAGAAAATCTGAATAATCGAAAACAATCTAGAAAAACCTGTTGTGTGATGTGAGAGTTGTAGAAAGCTTAAACGGGTCAAGGATCAACTCAAACCAAATGCACGAATTCTCCGGAATGGTTTTTGCTCTTTGCTACAAGCGAAGAATATGAACTCTTTAAATTATTTGAAAAAGAAGATTGAtgtttaagggcatctccaactccACTCGCGCTCGTGTTCGCGCTTGGCCCACACTTAAATGACCAAGGATCAAAGTAGACTGGAAGTGGATGAGAGAGTAGAAAAAAAAATTAGTCCAACCCAGGCTAGACTAGCCTGTTGGcattttttataaaagaaaacttcgTGAGCACCAAGCGCTCGAGTCTAGACTTGAACACTAATAGGCTGGCTGCAAACTCCCGTGCCTTGCCAACTGAGCTACGCTCCGTTCTCGATGAGAGAGTAGAAGAAAGAAGGACTGAATGGATACATGGTCGCTCGCGTTCGCGCCCGATCCACGCGAGAGCGAATGCTTGTTGCAGCTGACATGTTACGGGATTCATGCATCAAGATTGGTGAGTGCATTTAATGGTAGATAGGGCGTTCGGGTTGAGAGACTAAAAAACCAATGACATATATTTATCATTTATTATTATCAATTCTATTTTTTTGAACAAATTCAAATTATAACCATATAAAGCGCGAGTTTACAGTTgatcccgagctcatatgctcatgcatgaacagtaaaatccaaaaaattctgatttttttttgtgATGAACATTGATGAATTTTCTAACCGCACGCAAAATTTCAGCAATAACCATTGTTGATTTTTTTTCAGACCTCCATGAATGTCATCTTGACCTAAAATTTTGCACACAATTAGAACATTCATCACAAAAAATCAGAGTTTTTTGAATTTGTTTACGattattttggattttattgttCATGAGAGAGCATATGAACCTATCCCCCAGGGCTCCCGATTAGGATTTGGGCTATCCGTCTCGGGCTGGGCCACAACAATAACCGGGCGTGGCCCAACGGCAGTTTCTCGCACCGCCCAGCGAAATCCGACCGTTGCGCTCTCCTCGCCTTTTGCCCTCTTCCTTCCCACCGCGCCGCTCCCGCAGACCCTACCTAAGTTTTCCCCAATTCATTTGGCTCCAATCCATCCCCGAACAAGGCAAAACACGGACaaaccaagaacaacaactccCCAGCGTCTCCGGCGAGGTACTCCTCCTTCTCCCCCCTCTTCCTCTCGCGTCCTGACCCAGGCTCTAAATCTCCCCTATACCTCCGCCGCCGCTTCCGCCTCTCACGCGCATCGCCGTTCGCGTTCTTTCCCCGCCGGGACACCGCGTTCCTGCTGTCTCCGCCCCCGTTCCGCAGCCTTTGGCCATAGGGTTTTGATTGAGGTATGCACGAGGCTGTTCTCATCCAGCGATTACTGAGGTCCCGCCAACCTTCGCGATTTCCGGGGTGCACCACCATCTAGATCCGCCCTGTCCATCCATCTGGTTCGCGTCTTCTTCCTTTTCTTGGGCGGGGTTATGAGCATCGACGCTTCTGTCTTCTGATCTGTTTTCTTGGACACGCCAAGCGTGGTCTTTCTGAACACGCCTTGCATATTTCACAGCGGGATTGCTGTTAACCTAAAATATATGTGAGATCTGGGTTTGCCTTTTCAAAACAACGTATTCTGATGTGTAAATCCTGCGCAAGCTGCAATTTCTACACCACACAACAGGGTAGGGAAGTCCTTGATTCATATCTGTGAGCGGAATCTTGGTTGCCTTCACAAAACAATAGCATTTATTTAAAATCATATGCTGATTGCAAGTTTATTTACAGCACAATAGCATTGAGAACTCGTTGTGTATTGCTTCTGTCGTCTGATTGATTTCCCTTCGCGCAGCAGCATTTAACTCCATCCAGGCTTTCGAGGTACAAGAAGAAAGGCTTCTGTTCGGCCATGGCTTTCCCAGCTCCAGCTGCTGTATTCCTTGATGAGAACCTGCCAATCCATAGAGGTGAGCCTTCTTTCGCTCGAAACTAATTCATGGTATGGAAGTTTCCTGTTGTAAGCGTCTGACGTACTTGTTCCTGGTGGGCAGGCAAGAGGGCTGATGGGCTCAATGCCAGGCCACTGAAACCATCAGCAAAGCCATCAGCAAGGAAGGCTCTGCGGGATGTGTCCAACACCAGCAAGCCCCAAGCGCCTAGCATTCAAAAAGGCCACCCCTTGAAGGATAGGTCCGTCCTGAAAGACAAGTCAGCTCTTCGCAGCCAAGAAGCCATTAAGAAGAACCCACTGAGCAAGACTACAATCTATGCTGATGAAGCCACCAAAAAATGCCATGAATGGGCCAAGGGTGGGGTGGAGGGCACCCACTTCACTGGGAATGATGCTCAGAGGTTGGACAGTGA from Triticum dicoccoides isolate Atlit2015 ecotype Zavitan chromosome 6A, WEW_v2.0, whole genome shotgun sequence encodes:
- the LOC119317049 gene encoding uncharacterized protein LOC119317049, with protein sequence MAFPAPAAVFLDENLPIHRGKRADGLNARPLKPSAKPSARKALRDVSNTSKPQAPSIQKGHPLKDRSVLKDKSALRSQEAIKKNPLSKTTIYADEATKKCHEWAKGGVEGTHFTGNDAQRLDSDKIDKRVKKKVEKITSALHDWSDVIFDPLLFPAKTVAPFHEEVNVLELEPEILPDISGRLSISGDKAKLTEDSFDEVELDSYSFLEDKPVEFQLRDEISLYPWSLESVN